Proteins from a genomic interval of Zingiber officinale cultivar Zhangliang chromosome 2A, Zo_v1.1, whole genome shotgun sequence:
- the LOC122041333 gene encoding leucine-rich repeat extensin-like protein 5: MESALAVVTGYADSTESSPRSRGGESWDEPYSALAAPSPRLRVMCSYGGRILPRPTDKYLCYLGGETRMVAIDRSGSLADLSAKLSRDLLGGGSFSLKYQLPNEDLDSLISVSTDEDLENMIDELDRISASPAAARAGGGSTRSGRLRLFLFPSKPDSGSSSAIGSLIDESKSETWFVDALNSAISGLGIDDIPRGSVESASVNCLVSLDDDPSHSRGAVGRPPALPRPESAGKLVRHGQEVLSVPGSPMLDKASSFGSTSSAPPLSNLPPIPVPTIDRTADQRVAGHDDHFSRTIPSPDSATSQRADEGFKDANFAAYHHHLPPIPLPTASAASLIISPTENLHRDFSDDDKSDHGGFRKPHQPPKPTQNDAIITDPAPRSMYSNPISDPKVASDPSYLVPSMQQEQLQQQKSRLQLHHQQQQFIPPNQHYIHAAAPVLPMPPYYSLMGPPVQQTPQAPPFDPQFPYIFMPVHPNSPYNVPAVHPNLADPTPLPSSVKPTAGAQGAPAKPPEVLASFYRTAATAPATAHSALQQQLLHVTANQAHPYPGAGFHVMQHSQLTQPPAATANYGYDVASGYQPIYYSQAAPQSALPRQYQTASATHMVPEGAAAPGDSYPPRLP; this comes from the exons ATGGAATCGGCGCTGGCGGTCGTCACCGGCTACGCGGACTCCACCGAGTCCTCCCCTCGCTCCCGCGGCGGCGAGTCGTGGGACGAGCCCTACTCCGCCCTCGCGGCGCCGTCGCCGCGGCTCCGCGTCATGTGCAGCTACGGCGGCCGCATACTCCCACGACCTACTGACAAGTACCTCTGCTACCTCGGCGGCGAGACGCGGATGGTCGCCATCGACCGTAGCGGCTCCCTCGCTGACCTCTCCGCCAAGCTCTCCCGCGATCTCCTCGGCGGCGGCTCCTTTTCGCTTAAGTATCAGCTCCCGAACGAGGATCTCGACTCGCTCATCTCTGTCTCCACCGACGAGGACCTGGAGAACATGATAGACGAGCTCGATCGCATCTCCGCCTCCCCCGCCGCCGCTAGGGCCGGCGGCGGTTCGACGCGTTCCGGCCGGCTTCGCCTGTTTCTCTTCCCCTCGAAGCCGGATTCGGGGAGTTCGTCGGCGATCGGCTCGCTGATCGACGAGTCAAAGTCGGAGACCTGGTTCGTTGACGCCCTCAACAGCGCGATTAGCGGCTTGGGCATCGACGACATCCCTCGCGGTTCCGTCGAATCCGCCTCCGTCAACTGCCTCGTCAGCCTCGACGATGATCCCTCTCACTCGCGCGGCGCAGTCGGCCGACCGCCGGCCCTCCCTCGCCCCGAATCCGCCGGGAAGCTTGTGCGTCACGGCCAGGAAGTCCTTTCCGTCCCCGGCTCACCGATGCTCGACAAGGCTTCTTCCTTCGGATCCACCTCGTCCGCTCCGCCTCTCTCCAATCTTCCGCCCATTCCGGTTCCTACCATTGATCGGACCGCCGATCAACGCGTTGCGGGGCACGACGACCACTTCTCCCGCACGATCCCTTCTCCCGACTCCGCCACCAGCCAAAGGGCCGACGAGGGTTTCAAAGATGCAAACTTCGCCGCCTACCATCACCACCTTCCACCCATTCCTCTCCCGACAGCCTCTGCTGCTTCGCTCATCATCTCCCCAACTGAAAACCTGCACCGAGACTTCTCCGACGACGACAAATCTGACCACGGCGGATTCCGAAAGCCGCATCAGCCTCCAAAGCCTACTCAGAACGACGCCATCATCACTGATCCTGCGCCAAG GTCAATGTATTCAAATCCAATCTCCGATCCAAAGGTAGCTTCTGATCCTAGCTATCTTGTGCCGTCGATGCAGCAGGAGCAGCTGCAACAACAGAAATCCCGTCTTCAACTTCACCACCAACAACAGCAGTTCATACCACCAAATCAGCATTACATTCACGCAGCTGCTCCGGTTCTCCCAATGCCACCCTACTACTCTCTGATGGGTCCTCCTGTGCAGCAAACGCCGCAAGCTCCCCCATTCGACCCCCAGTTTCCCTACATCTTCATGCCGGTTCATCCCAATTCGCCTTACAATGTGCCAGCAGTTCACCCCAATTTGGCTGACCCAACACCATTACCATCTTCCGTGAAGCCAACAGCCGGAGCTCAGGGGGCTCCGGCGAAGCCTCCCGAAGTGCTAGCGAGTTTCTATAGGACAGCAGCAACTGCCCCTGCAACCGCACACTCTGCATTGCAACAGCAATTGCTCCATGTCACTGCCAACCAAGCCCACCCTTATCCAGGAGCAGGGTTTCATGTCATGCAGCACTCTCAACTGACTCAGCCACCTGCCGCAACGGCGAATTATGGCTACGATGTCGCCTCTGGCTACCAACCAATCTACTACTCTCAGGCCGCTCCACAATCAGCATTGCCCCGACAGTATCAGACAGCCAGCGCCACACATATGGTTCCAGAAGGAGCAGCAGCTCCTGGAGATTCATATCCACCTAGATTGCCATGA